From one Balaenoptera acutorostrata chromosome 6, mBalAcu1.1, whole genome shotgun sequence genomic stretch:
- the NPDC1 gene encoding neural proliferation differentiation and control protein 1 isoform X3, which yields MATPVPPPSPRHLRLLRLLLSGLVLGAALRGAAARRPDAAVCPGSLDCALKRRARCPPGARVCGPCLQPFQEDQQGLCVPRTRQPLGEGLPQPRLEDEIDFLAQELARQEAGHSRLTAPPQPEGRQRLLEAASTLGLSERGRGPNLGLPSTRGAPTPRTSSLRSTVSSGPVHMSPLEPRGGRGDSLALLLIVACSVAGAAILAVAVLCWCRLQRDVRLTQKADYAAPQAPSSPATPRISQPGDQRLAHSAEMYHYQHQRQQMRCLERHKEPPKELDSASSDEENEDGDFTVYECPGLAPTGEMEVRNPLFDHASLSAPPLQ from the exons ATGGCGACGCCTGTCCCTCCGCCCTCCCCGCGGCACCTGCGGCTGCTGCGGCTGCTGCTGTCTGGCCTCGTCCTCGGCGCGGCCTTGCGCGGTGCGGCCGCCCGCCGCCCGG aTGCAGCCGTGTGTCCTGGGAGTCTGGACTGTGCCCTGAAGAGGCGGGCCCGGTGCCCCCCGGGGGCACGTGTCTGTGGGCCCTGCCTTCAGCCCTTCCAGGAGGACCAGCAGGGGCTCTGTGTGCCCAGGACGCGCCAGCCTCTGG GGGAGGGCTTGCCCCAGCCCAGACTGGAAGATGAGATCGACTTCCTGGCCCAGGAGCTAGCCCGGCAGGAGGCGGGGCACTCCAGGCTCACGGCCCCACCCCAGCCGGAGGGGCGACAGCGGCTCCTGGAGGCTG CATCCACCCTGGGGCTCTCAGAGCGTGGCCGGGGCCCCAACCTGGGCCTCCCCTCCACGCGGGGAGCGCCCACGCCCCGCACCTCCTCCCTGCGCTCCACTGTGTCATCTGGGCCTGTGCACATGTCCCCGCTGGAGCCGCGGGGCGGGCGTGGTGACAGCCTTGCCCTCC TGCTGATCGTGGCGTGCTCCGTGGCCGGCGCGGCCATCCTTGCCGTGGCCGTTCTCTGCTGGTGTCG GCTGCAGCGAGACGTTCGCCTGACCCAGAAGGCCGACTACGCGGCCCCGCAGGCGCCCAGCTCCCCAGCCACGCCCAGGATCTCG CAGCCCGGGGACCAGCGGCTGGCGCACAGCGCGGAGATGTACCACTACCAGCACCAGAGGCAGCAGATGCGGTGCTTGGAGCG GCATAAGGAGCCCCCCAAGGAGTTGGACTCTGCCTCCTCTGACGAGGAGAACGAAGACGGCGACTTCACCGTGTACGAGTGCCCCGGCCTGGCCCCG ACTGGAGAGATGGAGGTGCGGAACCCACTGTTCGACCACGCCTCGCTGTCCGCGCCCCCGCTGCAGTGA
- the NPDC1 gene encoding neural proliferation differentiation and control protein 1 isoform X2, with translation MGGVWGSTPALLLLASARSHSTSAPCPLSWERWCSHRAPSVLTMATGMARSRQAGTWSPGYRWRGGACREKEAVAWGLAPRWASPSRPLGRPPVAGVAREGLGASPPDGPSPSPGEGLPQPRLEDEIDFLAQELARQEAGHSRLTAPPQPEGRQRLLEAASTLGLSERGRGPNLGLPSTRGAPTPRTSSLRSTVSSGPVHMSPLEPRGGRGDSLALLLIVACSVAGAAILAVAVLCWCRLQRDVRLTQKADYAAPQAPSSPATPRISPGDQRLAHSAEMYHYQHQRQQMRCLERHKEPPKELDSASSDEENEDGDFTVYECPGLAPTGEMEVRNPLFDHASLSAPPLQ, from the exons ATGGGTGGGGTGTGGGGCAgcacccctgccctcctcctcctggcctcTGCACGTTCCCATAGCACCTCCGCCCCCTGCCCGCTTTCCTGGGAACGCTGGTGCTCACACAGAGCTCCCTCAGTTCTCACCATGGCAACCGGGATGGCCAGGAGCAGGCAGGCTGGTACCTGGTCCCCTGGCTACAGGTGGCGGGGAGGAGCCTGTAGGGAGAAGGAGGCCGTGGCCTGGGGACTGGCTCCCAGATGGGCCTCTCCCTCTCGCCCTCTGGGAAGGCCACCTGTAGCTGGTGTtgccagggaggggctgggggcctctCCACCTGATGGCCCTTCACCCTCCCCAGGGGAGGGCTTGCCCCAGCCCAGACTGGAAGATGAGATCGACTTCCTGGCCCAGGAGCTAGCCCGGCAGGAGGCGGGGCACTCCAGGCTCACGGCCCCACCCCAGCCGGAGGGGCGACAGCGGCTCCTGGAGGCTG CATCCACCCTGGGGCTCTCAGAGCGTGGCCGGGGCCCCAACCTGGGCCTCCCCTCCACGCGGGGAGCGCCCACGCCCCGCACCTCCTCCCTGCGCTCCACTGTGTCATCTGGGCCTGTGCACATGTCCCCGCTGGAGCCGCGGGGCGGGCGTGGTGACAGCCTTGCCCTCC TGCTGATCGTGGCGTGCTCCGTGGCCGGCGCGGCCATCCTTGCCGTGGCCGTTCTCTGCTGGTGTCG GCTGCAGCGAGACGTTCGCCTGACCCAGAAGGCCGACTACGCGGCCCCGCAGGCGCCCAGCTCCCCAGCCACGCCCAGGATCTCG CCCGGGGACCAGCGGCTGGCGCACAGCGCGGAGATGTACCACTACCAGCACCAGAGGCAGCAGATGCGGTGCTTGGAGCG GCATAAGGAGCCCCCCAAGGAGTTGGACTCTGCCTCCTCTGACGAGGAGAACGAAGACGGCGACTTCACCGTGTACGAGTGCCCCGGCCTGGCCCCG ACTGGAGAGATGGAGGTGCGGAACCCACTGTTCGACCACGCCTCGCTGTCCGCGCCCCCGCTGCAGTGA
- the NPDC1 gene encoding neural proliferation differentiation and control protein 1 isoform X1, whose translation MGGVWGSTPALLLLASARSHSTSAPCPLSWERWCSHRAPSVLTMATGMARSRQAGTWSPGYRWRGGACREKEAVAWGLAPRWASPSRPLGRPPVAGVAREGLGASPPDGPSPSPGEGLPQPRLEDEIDFLAQELARQEAGHSRLTAPPQPEGRQRLLEAASTLGLSERGRGPNLGLPSTRGAPTPRTSSLRSTVSSGPVHMSPLEPRGGRGDSLALLLIVACSVAGAAILAVAVLCWCRLQRDVRLTQKADYAAPQAPSSPATPRISQPGDQRLAHSAEMYHYQHQRQQMRCLERHKEPPKELDSASSDEENEDGDFTVYECPGLAPTGEMEVRNPLFDHASLSAPPLQ comes from the exons ATGGGTGGGGTGTGGGGCAgcacccctgccctcctcctcctggcctcTGCACGTTCCCATAGCACCTCCGCCCCCTGCCCGCTTTCCTGGGAACGCTGGTGCTCACACAGAGCTCCCTCAGTTCTCACCATGGCAACCGGGATGGCCAGGAGCAGGCAGGCTGGTACCTGGTCCCCTGGCTACAGGTGGCGGGGAGGAGCCTGTAGGGAGAAGGAGGCCGTGGCCTGGGGACTGGCTCCCAGATGGGCCTCTCCCTCTCGCCCTCTGGGAAGGCCACCTGTAGCTGGTGTtgccagggaggggctgggggcctctCCACCTGATGGCCCTTCACCCTCCCCAGGGGAGGGCTTGCCCCAGCCCAGACTGGAAGATGAGATCGACTTCCTGGCCCAGGAGCTAGCCCGGCAGGAGGCGGGGCACTCCAGGCTCACGGCCCCACCCCAGCCGGAGGGGCGACAGCGGCTCCTGGAGGCTG CATCCACCCTGGGGCTCTCAGAGCGTGGCCGGGGCCCCAACCTGGGCCTCCCCTCCACGCGGGGAGCGCCCACGCCCCGCACCTCCTCCCTGCGCTCCACTGTGTCATCTGGGCCTGTGCACATGTCCCCGCTGGAGCCGCGGGGCGGGCGTGGTGACAGCCTTGCCCTCC TGCTGATCGTGGCGTGCTCCGTGGCCGGCGCGGCCATCCTTGCCGTGGCCGTTCTCTGCTGGTGTCG GCTGCAGCGAGACGTTCGCCTGACCCAGAAGGCCGACTACGCGGCCCCGCAGGCGCCCAGCTCCCCAGCCACGCCCAGGATCTCG CAGCCCGGGGACCAGCGGCTGGCGCACAGCGCGGAGATGTACCACTACCAGCACCAGAGGCAGCAGATGCGGTGCTTGGAGCG GCATAAGGAGCCCCCCAAGGAGTTGGACTCTGCCTCCTCTGACGAGGAGAACGAAGACGGCGACTTCACCGTGTACGAGTGCCCCGGCCTGGCCCCG ACTGGAGAGATGGAGGTGCGGAACCCACTGTTCGACCACGCCTCGCTGTCCGCGCCCCCGCTGCAGTGA
- the NPDC1 gene encoding neural proliferation differentiation and control protein 1 isoform X4, translated as MATPVPPPSPRHLRLLRLLLSGLVLGAALRGAAARRPDAAVCPGSLDCALKRRARCPPGARVCGPCLQPFQEDQQGLCVPRTRQPLGEGLPQPRLEDEIDFLAQELARQEAGHSRLTAPPQPEGRQRLLEAASTLGLSERGRGPNLGLPSTRGAPTPRTSSLRSTVSSGPVHMSPLEPRGGRGDSLALLLIVACSVAGAAILAVAVLCWCRLQRDVRLTQKADYAAPQAPSSPATPRISPGDQRLAHSAEMYHYQHQRQQMRCLERHKEPPKELDSASSDEENEDGDFTVYECPGLAPTGEMEVRNPLFDHASLSAPPLQ; from the exons ATGGCGACGCCTGTCCCTCCGCCCTCCCCGCGGCACCTGCGGCTGCTGCGGCTGCTGCTGTCTGGCCTCGTCCTCGGCGCGGCCTTGCGCGGTGCGGCCGCCCGCCGCCCGG aTGCAGCCGTGTGTCCTGGGAGTCTGGACTGTGCCCTGAAGAGGCGGGCCCGGTGCCCCCCGGGGGCACGTGTCTGTGGGCCCTGCCTTCAGCCCTTCCAGGAGGACCAGCAGGGGCTCTGTGTGCCCAGGACGCGCCAGCCTCTGG GGGAGGGCTTGCCCCAGCCCAGACTGGAAGATGAGATCGACTTCCTGGCCCAGGAGCTAGCCCGGCAGGAGGCGGGGCACTCCAGGCTCACGGCCCCACCCCAGCCGGAGGGGCGACAGCGGCTCCTGGAGGCTG CATCCACCCTGGGGCTCTCAGAGCGTGGCCGGGGCCCCAACCTGGGCCTCCCCTCCACGCGGGGAGCGCCCACGCCCCGCACCTCCTCCCTGCGCTCCACTGTGTCATCTGGGCCTGTGCACATGTCCCCGCTGGAGCCGCGGGGCGGGCGTGGTGACAGCCTTGCCCTCC TGCTGATCGTGGCGTGCTCCGTGGCCGGCGCGGCCATCCTTGCCGTGGCCGTTCTCTGCTGGTGTCG GCTGCAGCGAGACGTTCGCCTGACCCAGAAGGCCGACTACGCGGCCCCGCAGGCGCCCAGCTCCCCAGCCACGCCCAGGATCTCG CCCGGGGACCAGCGGCTGGCGCACAGCGCGGAGATGTACCACTACCAGCACCAGAGGCAGCAGATGCGGTGCTTGGAGCG GCATAAGGAGCCCCCCAAGGAGTTGGACTCTGCCTCCTCTGACGAGGAGAACGAAGACGGCGACTTCACCGTGTACGAGTGCCCCGGCCTGGCCCCG ACTGGAGAGATGGAGGTGCGGAACCCACTGTTCGACCACGCCTCGCTGTCCGCGCCCCCGCTGCAGTGA